The following are from one region of the Actinomycetota bacterium genome:
- a CDS encoding histidinol-phosphatase — translation MSRRHAVPFDTVLDYHLHLWPHGTRASQPTLEQLAAYCERAAQAGVTEIALTEHLYRFRQADAALRGWWDDEPDLALRAQMKGYWDDHVSADLDDYVEAVLEAKAAGLPVLLGLEVDHYAGRMDEVARLLAGYPFDVLLGSVHWIGAWGFDILEDPVVLAEWDNRSIESTWDGYTDALEELAGSGVCDVLAHPDLPKVSGRRPAVPDEWYERMAEAAASSGMAAEVSSAGWRKPAAEAYPAPALLARFHKRDVPITTASDAHDLPDVAARAVELRVMLADAGYEWLAGYRDRRRHAVAL, via the coding sequence CTGTCCCGCCGCCACGCCGTACCATTCGACACAGTGCTCGACTACCACCTGCACCTCTGGCCTCACGGCACTCGGGCGTCGCAACCCACGCTCGAGCAGCTCGCCGCGTACTGCGAGCGCGCCGCGCAGGCGGGGGTCACCGAGATCGCGCTGACCGAGCACCTGTACCGCTTCCGTCAGGCCGACGCCGCGCTGCGCGGCTGGTGGGACGACGAGCCCGACCTCGCTCTCCGCGCCCAGATGAAGGGCTACTGGGACGACCACGTCTCGGCCGACCTCGACGACTACGTCGAGGCGGTGCTCGAGGCCAAGGCGGCCGGCCTCCCCGTGCTGCTCGGTCTCGAGGTCGACCACTACGCGGGTCGTATGGACGAGGTCGCCCGCCTGCTCGCGGGCTACCCGTTCGACGTGCTGCTCGGCTCCGTGCACTGGATCGGGGCGTGGGGCTTCGACATCCTCGAAGACCCGGTCGTGCTGGCCGAGTGGGACAACCGGAGCATCGAGAGCACATGGGACGGCTACACCGACGCGCTCGAGGAGCTGGCGGGCTCCGGCGTCTGCGACGTGCTCGCCCATCCCGACCTCCCCAAGGTCAGCGGTCGCCGTCCGGCCGTGCCCGACGAGTGGTACGAGCGCATGGCGGAAGCGGCGGCGTCGAGTGGCATGGCGGCGGAGGTGTCATCCGCGGGTTGGCGCAAACCCGCGGCCGAGGCGTACCCCGCGCCCGCGCTGCTCGCGCGCTTCCACAAGCGTGACGTGCCGATCACCACCGCGTCGGACGCGCACGACCTGCCCGACGTGGCCGCGCGCGCCGTCGAACTGCGCGTCATGCTCGCCGATGCGGGGTACGAGTGGCTGGCGGGCTATCGCGACCGCCGGCGCCACGCCG